The following coding sequences lie in one Candidatus Methylomirabilota bacterium genomic window:
- a CDS encoding class I SAM-dependent methyltransferase, protein MDPQNIYDDDRFFAGYSSLERFGAGWRQAMEHDDLVGLLPPVTGRRVLDLGCGVGQLAHHLATSGASVVGVDLSERMLERARTDWAHPRVIYRREAIERLDFEPARFDLVVSSLALHYVEDYAGLMSRIASWLAPGGVLVYSVEHPIYTARLPGEGWVVDTSGRRTGWSLDRYAEEGAREETWFVAGVRKVHRTLATLLNGLVDAGLVVERVVEPVPSERWLREHPDWADERRRPIFLLVRARRP, encoded by the coding sequence ATGGACCCGCAGAACATCTACGACGACGACCGCTTCTTCGCCGGCTACTCCTCGCTCGAGCGCTTCGGGGCCGGCTGGCGGCAGGCCATGGAGCACGACGACCTGGTCGGCCTCTTGCCGCCGGTGACCGGACGGCGCGTGCTCGACCTGGGCTGCGGGGTCGGGCAGCTCGCGCATCACCTCGCTACGAGCGGCGCGAGTGTCGTCGGCGTCGACCTCTCCGAGCGCATGCTGGAGCGGGCGCGGACCGATTGGGCGCATCCGCGCGTGATCTACCGCCGGGAGGCCATCGAGCGTCTCGACTTCGAGCCCGCGCGGTTCGATCTGGTCGTCAGCTCGCTCGCTCTGCACTACGTCGAGGACTACGCCGGGCTGATGTCGCGGATCGCCTCGTGGCTAGCTCCCGGCGGCGTGCTCGTCTACTCCGTCGAGCATCCCATCTACACCGCGCGCCTGCCCGGCGAGGGCTGGGTGGTGGACACGTCGGGCCGGCGCACCGGCTGGAGTCTCGACCGCTACGCCGAGGAGGGCGCCCGCGAGGAGACGTGGTTCGTGGCCGGCGTGCGCAAGGTGCATCGCACGCTGGCCACGCTGCTCAACGGTCTCGTCGACGCGGGCCTGGTCGTCGAGCGCGTGGTCGAGCCGGTGCCGAGCGAGCGGTGGCTGCGCGAGCATCCCGACTGGGCCGACGAGCGCCGGCGGCCCATCTTCCTGCTGGTGCGCGCGCGCCGGCCCTGA
- a CDS encoding O-acetyl-ADP-ribose deacetylase, protein MSQVPGVAPAVDVSARLVDITTLPVDAILNAANERLAPGGGVCGAIHAKAGPELAVACTALGGCPTGEARITPGFRLPVRHVIHAVGPVWQGGGAGEAELLASAYRASLRLAEEHGLSSVAFPAISTGIYGYPLRPATGIAVRTVRDARHHLLRQVVFACFGADALQAYRDEGVAG, encoded by the coding sequence GTGAGCCAAGTGCCCGGCGTGGCGCCCGCCGTGGACGTGAGCGCGCGACTGGTGGACATCACGACGCTGCCGGTGGACGCCATCCTCAACGCGGCCAACGAGCGGCTCGCGCCCGGCGGCGGCGTGTGCGGGGCCATCCATGCCAAGGCCGGCCCCGAGTTGGCGGTGGCCTGCACCGCCCTGGGCGGCTGCCCGACCGGCGAGGCCCGCATCACGCCGGGCTTCCGGCTGCCGGTCCGCCACGTGATCCACGCCGTCGGCCCGGTCTGGCAGGGCGGCGGCGCGGGCGAGGCGGAATTGCTGGCGTCGGCCTACCGCGCGTCGCTGCGACTCGCCGAGGAGCACGGGCTGAGCAGCGTCGCGTTCCCCGCGATCAGCACCGGGATCTACGGCTATCCGTTGCGGCCGGCCACCGGGATCGCGGTGCGCACCGTCCGCGACGCGCGTCATCACCTTCTCCGCCAGGTTGTCTTCGCCTGCTTCGGCGCCGACGCGCTGCAGGCCTACCGCGACGAAGGGGTTGCCGGGTGA
- a CDS encoding glycosyltransferase family 2 protein produces the protein MPGPPAVWVVVLNWNGVAATLECLQSLKRLRYPNVATLVVDNGSAAPEAGRIEASALATAVLRNPENLGFAAGSNAGIRYALERGAAYVWLLNNDTVVDPHCLDALVSAGESDDRIGLLSPVLYDYDPPHAVQYAGTLVDLPGGRLQKFTALDQPAAHRHEGRLALWGTALLIKRRVVERVGLLDERYFAYVEDMDFCVRAMAAGFATRLVRDASVYHKHGLALGGPTGVLREYLMIRNVYLFWTTYLRGWRRWRYRLRYPPWVLSRCLDAQLRGRADAEAYIASAGWDALRGHWGSWESRGRAPASLRAVARAALGWHPYFWAMLLAGDFRGLIAATRARILAPRRGGK, from the coding sequence GTGCCCGGGCCGCCGGCGGTCTGGGTGGTCGTCCTCAACTGGAACGGGGTGGCGGCCACGCTCGAGTGCCTGCAGTCGCTGAAGCGGCTCCGCTATCCGAACGTCGCGACGCTGGTGGTGGACAATGGCTCCGCCGCGCCGGAAGCGGGTAGGATCGAGGCCAGCGCCCTCGCGACCGCCGTCCTCCGGAATCCGGAAAACCTGGGCTTCGCGGCCGGGTCCAACGCGGGGATTCGCTACGCGCTGGAGCGAGGCGCTGCCTACGTCTGGCTGCTGAACAACGATACTGTCGTCGATCCCCATTGTCTCGACGCGCTGGTCAGCGCTGGCGAGAGCGACGATCGAATCGGCCTGCTGAGCCCCGTACTCTATGACTACGACCCGCCGCACGCGGTCCAGTACGCGGGGACCCTCGTGGATCTCCCGGGAGGGCGTCTGCAGAAGTTCACCGCCCTCGACCAGCCGGCGGCGCACAGACACGAGGGACGCCTGGCTCTCTGGGGCACGGCGCTCTTGATCAAGCGGCGAGTCGTGGAACGGGTGGGGCTGCTGGACGAGCGCTACTTCGCCTATGTCGAGGACATGGACTTCTGCGTTCGCGCGATGGCGGCCGGCTTCGCCACGCGCCTCGTGCGGGATGCCTCCGTTTACCACAAGCACGGTCTCGCGCTCGGGGGTCCAACCGGGGTCCTGCGCGAGTACTTGATGATCCGCAACGTGTATCTCTTCTGGACGACCTACCTGCGGGGCTGGCGCCGCTGGCGCTATAGGCTGCGGTACCCCCCGTGGGTGCTTTCCCGCTGCCTCGATGCGCAACTCCGTGGCCGCGCCGACGCCGAGGCGTACATTGCGAGCGCCGGCTGGGACGCGCTGCGCGGCCACTGGGGGTCCTGGGAGAGCCGGGGACGGGCGCCGGCCTCGCTCCGTGCGGTCGCGAGGGCAGCACTAGGCTGGCACCCTTACTTCTGGGCCATGCTGCTGGCAGGCGACTTCCGCGGATTGATTGCCGCGACGCGCGCACGGATCTTGGCGCCCCGGCGCGGTGGCAAGTGA
- a CDS encoding enoyl-CoA hydratase-related protein: MATETSELLYEVKDRIATITLNRPDKMNAFTGPMIERWAASLHEAQRDPNVNVVVVTGAGKAFCSGGDVGRMGSGDPTPLDNKNGLWEHIHNVPRTLEAMDKPVIAMVNGVAVGAGMGMSLMCDMRIASEQARFSTGYVRVGLVPGDGDTYFLPRLIGTARALELLWTADFIEAPRALELGIVNRVVPHDKLAEETYAFARRVADGPQIPVRMIKRLVYQSMRLDLRTHLDLVSSHMAVVRETEDHKEGVQAFKDKRAPKFRGR; this comes from the coding sequence GTGGCCACCGAGACCAGCGAGCTGCTCTACGAGGTGAAGGACCGCATCGCCACCATCACGCTCAACCGGCCCGACAAGATGAACGCGTTCACCGGCCCCATGATCGAGCGCTGGGCCGCCTCGCTCCACGAGGCGCAGCGCGATCCCAACGTCAACGTGGTGGTGGTCACCGGCGCGGGCAAGGCGTTCTGCTCGGGCGGCGACGTGGGACGGATGGGCTCGGGCGATCCCACCCCGCTCGACAACAAGAACGGGCTGTGGGAGCACATCCACAACGTGCCGAGGACGCTGGAGGCGATGGACAAGCCGGTCATCGCCATGGTGAACGGCGTGGCGGTCGGCGCGGGCATGGGGATGTCCCTCATGTGCGACATGCGCATCGCCTCCGAGCAGGCCCGCTTCTCCACCGGCTACGTGCGGGTCGGCCTGGTGCCGGGCGACGGTGACACCTACTTCCTGCCGCGGCTGATCGGCACCGCCCGTGCGCTCGAGCTGCTGTGGACCGCCGACTTCATCGAGGCGCCGCGGGCGCTCGAGCTGGGCATCGTGAACCGGGTGGTGCCGCACGACAAGCTGGCCGAGGAGACGTATGCGTTTGCCCGGCGCGTGGCCGACGGTCCGCAGATTCCGGTTCGCATGATAAAGAGGCTGGTCTACCAGTCCATGCGCCTGGACCTGCGCACGCACCTGGACCTGGTCTCCTCGCACATGGCGGTGGTGCGCGAGACCGAGGACCACAAGGAAGGCGTGCAGGCCTTCAAGGACAAGCGCGCGCCGAAGTTCCGGGGTCGCTAG
- a CDS encoding acyl-CoA dehydrogenase family protein: MDFDFTQEQQDFRQEVRAWLAENVPTAMKGRGFASSRAEVEEVNRLREWQRTLHKAGYVGMDWPAEYGGRGASIMEQVILYEELSRAGSPQPLNRSGLSMLGPTLMKHGTPAQRAKHLDRILTAEDIWCQGFSEPNAGSDLANLQTRAVLDGDHYVLNGQKVWTSMAHVAAWGFFLVRTDPAAAKHKGITFLLLDMKSPGITIRPLRQITGEAEFNEVFLENVRVPATNVVGKVNEGWGVALTTLAYERDVLTMIRHISLRTALHRLLSLAGRTIRNGRPASEDPVVRQKIAALAIGERVLQLNGYRSLTRILKGGAPGPEGSTSKLFWSQLDQELAELATEIIGPYSQLQAGSALAPDEGEWAFYCLLARGSGIRAGTTEILRNILGERVLGLPKD, translated from the coding sequence ATGGACTTCGACTTCACGCAGGAGCAGCAGGACTTCCGCCAGGAGGTGCGCGCCTGGCTGGCCGAGAACGTGCCGACCGCCATGAAGGGCCGCGGCTTCGCCTCCTCGCGCGCCGAGGTGGAGGAGGTCAACCGCCTCCGCGAGTGGCAGCGCACCCTGCACAAGGCGGGCTACGTGGGGATGGACTGGCCGGCCGAGTACGGCGGCCGCGGCGCGTCCATCATGGAGCAGGTGATTCTCTACGAGGAGCTGTCGCGCGCGGGCAGCCCGCAGCCGCTCAATCGCAGCGGGCTCAGCATGCTCGGCCCGACCCTGATGAAGCACGGCACGCCGGCCCAGCGCGCGAAGCATCTCGACCGCATCCTCACCGCCGAGGACATCTGGTGTCAGGGCTTCTCCGAGCCCAACGCGGGCAGCGACCTGGCGAATCTGCAGACCCGCGCGGTGCTCGACGGCGACCACTACGTGCTGAACGGGCAGAAGGTGTGGACCAGCATGGCCCACGTGGCCGCGTGGGGGTTCTTCCTCGTGCGGACCGATCCCGCCGCGGCCAAGCACAAGGGCATCACCTTCCTGCTGCTCGACATGAAGAGCCCGGGCATCACCATCCGGCCGCTCCGCCAGATCACCGGCGAGGCCGAGTTCAACGAGGTGTTCCTCGAGAACGTGCGGGTGCCCGCCACCAACGTGGTCGGCAAGGTGAACGAAGGCTGGGGCGTGGCGCTGACCACCCTGGCCTACGAGCGCGACGTGCTCACCATGATCCGCCACATCAGCCTGCGCACCGCGCTGCACCGGCTGCTGTCGCTGGCCGGCCGCACCATCAGGAACGGGCGGCCCGCGTCGGAGGACCCGGTGGTGCGGCAGAAGATCGCCGCGCTCGCCATCGGCGAGCGGGTGCTGCAGCTCAACGGCTACCGCAGCCTGACCAGGATCCTGAAGGGCGGCGCGCCCGGGCCCGAGGGCTCGACCTCCAAGCTCTTCTGGAGCCAGCTCGATCAGGAGCTGGCCGAGCTGGCCACCGAGATCATCGGCCCCTACTCGCAGCTCCAGGCGGGCAGCGCGCTGGCCCCCGACGAGGGCGAGTGGGCATTCTACTGCCTGCTGGCCCGGGGCAGCGGCATCCGCGCGGGCACGACCGAGATCCTGCGCAACATCCTGGGCGAGCGCGTGCTCGGCCTACCCAAAGACTAG
- a CDS encoding DUF4864 domain-containing protein yields the protein MIRRQFVLAFLLLLLGATGARAQAASTDAKAAAVPVVKQLEAFRRDDFDTAFTFASGTIQERFDRRNFEAMVRRGYPEIAQSTFAAVTKTELESPGLAYVTVKIRGANGQSIEALYEMVWEDDWKINGVATRPDASII from the coding sequence ATGATCCGTCGGCAATTCGTACTCGCGTTCCTGCTGCTCCTGCTCGGCGCCACCGGCGCGCGGGCGCAGGCCGCCAGCACCGACGCGAAAGCGGCGGCGGTCCCGGTGGTGAAGCAGCTGGAGGCGTTCCGGCGCGACGACTTCGACACCGCGTTCACCTTCGCGTCCGGCACGATCCAGGAGCGCTTCGACCGGCGGAACTTCGAGGCGATGGTGCGCCGCGGGTATCCGGAGATCGCGCAGTCGACGTTCGCGGCCGTGACCAAGACCGAGCTCGAGTCGCCGGGGCTGGCCTACGTGACCGTGAAGATCCGCGGCGCGAACGGGCAGAGCATCGAGGCGCTCTACGAGATGGTCTGGGAGGACGACTGGAAGATCAACGGCGTGGCCACCCGGCCCGACGCCAGCATCATCTAA
- a CDS encoding SDR family NAD(P)-dependent oxidoreductase produces MRLAGKVAVVTGGGAGIGRGIVLGMAREGADVAIPDIQDANAQAVVKEVLGMGRRAISMRCDVTKGAEVQATVDRIRKEMGQIDILVNNAGMASAPGMPFTNNSEEDWDRTYAVNLKSVFLMCKALAPYFIERKAGRIINIASIAGPLAALTMPPYSVAKGGVITFTRVMAKELAPHGITVNAICPGVLWTAFWEKLAQYIADTNPAFKGMTARQVFDKRVGDIIPMKREQTPEDIGHAAVFLASEEARNITGQALNVDGGSVMH; encoded by the coding sequence ATGAGGCTCGCAGGCAAGGTGGCGGTGGTGACCGGCGGCGGCGCCGGGATCGGGCGCGGCATCGTGCTGGGCATGGCGCGGGAAGGCGCGGACGTCGCGATCCCCGACATCCAGGACGCCAACGCCCAGGCGGTGGTGAAGGAGGTGCTGGGGATGGGCCGCCGGGCCATCTCGATGCGCTGCGATGTCACGAAGGGCGCCGAGGTCCAGGCCACGGTGGATCGCATCCGCAAGGAGATGGGCCAGATCGACATCCTGGTGAACAACGCGGGCATGGCCTCCGCGCCCGGGATGCCGTTCACCAACAACTCCGAGGAGGACTGGGACCGCACCTACGCGGTCAACCTCAAGTCGGTCTTTCTCATGTGCAAGGCGCTCGCGCCCTACTTCATCGAGCGCAAGGCCGGGCGCATCATCAACATCGCGTCGATCGCGGGGCCGCTGGCCGCGCTCACCATGCCGCCCTATTCGGTGGCCAAGGGCGGCGTCATCACCTTCACGCGCGTGATGGCCAAGGAGCTGGCGCCCCACGGCATCACCGTGAATGCGATCTGCCCCGGCGTGCTGTGGACCGCATTCTGGGAGAAGCTCGCGCAGTACATCGCCGACACCAACCCGGCCTTCAAGGGCATGACCGCGCGGCAGGTGTTCGACAAGCGCGTGGGGGACATCATCCCGATGAAGCGCGAGCAGACGCCGGAGGACATCGGGCACGCCGCGGTGTTCCTCGCCTCCGAGGAGGCGCGCAACATCACCGGCCAGGCGCTCAACGTCGACGGCGGCTCCGTCATGCACTAG
- the araD gene encoding L-arabinonate dehydratase, translating to MSTPTLRSHNWFGKKDLDGFAHRSWIKAEGFSELMFDGRPVIGIANSWSELTNCNAHLRQVAEAVKRGVLSAGGFPLEFPTISLGEILMKPTTMLFRNLMAMDVEECIRAYPLDGVVLLSGCDKTTPAMLMGAASADVPSIVVTGGPMLRGRWRTEDIGSGTDNWRFWAERRAGRLTEEEFCEIESCLSRSAGHCMVMGTASTMASMAETLGMTLPGNAAIPAADSRRMALAEMSGRRIMEMVREDLKPSRILTREAFDNAVRTGMAIGGSTNAIIHLVAIAGRAGVDLPLARFDELSRTTPMLLNVRPSGKYLMEDFFYAGGLPVVLKELMPLLHRDALTVTGRSIAANNEAAVNYNEDVIRPLAMPILSEGGTAILTGNLCPNGAVLKQSAASPHLLTHRGRAVVFEDHADLHARIDDPALDVDETCVLVLKRVGPKGAPGMPEWGAAPIPRKLLQKGVRDMVRISDARMSGTSYGTVALHVSPEAEAGGPLALVQDGDVIELDVPNRRLTLRVSDEELARRRARWKPRPPHYTRGYGRLFLDHVLQAHEGCDFDFLRGKTPVRAEDTAGPSHS from the coding sequence GTGAGCACGCCCACGCTGCGCAGCCACAACTGGTTCGGCAAGAAGGACCTGGACGGCTTCGCCCACCGCTCGTGGATCAAGGCCGAGGGCTTCAGCGAGCTGATGTTCGACGGCCGGCCGGTGATCGGCATCGCCAACTCCTGGTCCGAGCTGACCAACTGCAATGCGCACCTGCGCCAGGTGGCGGAGGCGGTGAAGCGGGGCGTGCTCTCGGCGGGCGGCTTCCCGCTGGAGTTCCCGACCATCTCGCTCGGCGAGATCCTCATGAAGCCGACCACCATGCTCTTCCGCAACCTGATGGCGATGGACGTGGAGGAGTGCATCCGCGCCTATCCGCTGGACGGCGTGGTGCTGCTCTCCGGCTGCGACAAGACCACGCCCGCCATGCTGATGGGCGCGGCCTCCGCCGACGTGCCCTCGATCGTGGTGACCGGTGGGCCCATGCTGCGCGGGCGCTGGCGCACCGAGGACATCGGCTCCGGCACCGACAACTGGCGCTTCTGGGCCGAGCGGCGTGCCGGCCGGCTCACCGAGGAAGAGTTCTGCGAGATCGAATCCTGCCTGTCGCGCTCGGCCGGGCACTGCATGGTGATGGGCACCGCGTCCACCATGGCCTCGATGGCCGAGACGCTCGGCATGACTCTGCCCGGCAACGCGGCCATTCCCGCGGCGGACTCGCGCCGGATGGCGCTGGCCGAGATGTCGGGGCGCCGGATCATGGAGATGGTGCGCGAAGACCTCAAGCCCTCCAGGATCCTCACGCGTGAGGCCTTCGACAACGCGGTCCGCACCGGCATGGCCATCGGCGGGTCCACCAACGCGATCATCCATCTCGTCGCCATCGCGGGCCGGGCCGGGGTGGACCTGCCCCTCGCGCGCTTCGACGAGCTGTCGCGCACCACGCCGATGCTGCTCAACGTGCGGCCGTCGGGCAAGTACCTCATGGAGGACTTCTTCTACGCGGGAGGGCTGCCCGTGGTGCTGAAGGAGCTGATGCCGCTCCTGCACCGCGACGCGCTCACCGTCACCGGCCGGTCCATCGCGGCCAACAACGAGGCGGCGGTCAACTACAACGAGGACGTGATCCGCCCGCTCGCCATGCCGATCCTGAGCGAGGGCGGCACCGCCATCCTCACCGGCAACCTGTGCCCGAACGGGGCGGTGCTGAAGCAGTCGGCGGCCTCCCCGCATCTGCTCACCCATCGCGGGCGCGCGGTGGTGTTCGAGGACCACGCCGATCTGCACGCGCGCATCGACGACCCCGCGCTCGACGTCGACGAGACGTGCGTGCTGGTGCTCAAGCGCGTGGGGCCGAAGGGCGCGCCGGGGATGCCGGAGTGGGGCGCCGCGCCGATCCCGCGCAAGCTCCTGCAGAAGGGCGTGCGCGACATGGTGCGAATCTCGGACGCGCGGATGAGCGGGACATCGTACGGGACCGTGGCGCTCCACGTCTCCCCGGAGGCCGAGGCGGGCGGGCCGCTGGCCCTCGTGCAGGACGGCGACGTGATCGAGCTGGACGTCCCGAACCGCCGGCTGACCCTGCGGGTGTCCGACGAGGAGCTGGCCCGCCGTCGCGCCCGGTGGAAGCCGCGCCCGCCCCACTACACCCGCGGCTACGGCCGCCTCTTCCTGGACCACGTGCTCCAGGCCCACGAGGGCTGCGACTTCGACTTCCTCCGCGGCAAGACCCCGGTCCGCGCCGAGGACACCGCCGGCCCCAGTCACTCCTGA
- the murQ gene encoding N-acetylmuramic acid 6-phosphate etherase, whose translation MSRIGYDRLPTERADPRTGQLDRLSAAQIARLMNRADRRAVSAVGRAAPAIGRAVDLIVRALSRRGRLVFVGAGTSGRLGVLEAAECPPTFGTPPSLVQAVIAGGRRSVFRSAEGAEDDGPEGARQIRRRVRRGDVVVGIAASGVTPFVRAALREARKRGAATALVTCNPQVPASAARVVIALAVGPEVLTGSTRLKAGTATKLALNTLTTASFARLGKVYGNRMVDLRPRSAKLRARALRLVRQLGRVSPREAQRLLAASGASAKVAIAMARLGVDAPEARRRLKRAAGSLRRALE comes from the coding sequence GTGAGCCGTATCGGCTACGATCGGCTGCCCACCGAGCGCGCCGACCCGCGCACCGGGCAGCTCGATCGGCTCTCCGCCGCGCAGATCGCGCGGCTCATGAACCGCGCCGACCGCCGCGCCGTCTCCGCGGTGGGCCGCGCCGCGCCGGCCATCGGGCGCGCGGTGGATCTCATCGTGCGCGCGCTCTCGCGCCGCGGGCGGCTCGTGTTCGTGGGCGCGGGCACCAGCGGGCGGCTCGGCGTGCTCGAGGCCGCCGAGTGCCCGCCCACCTTCGGCACGCCGCCCTCGCTGGTGCAGGCGGTGATCGCGGGGGGCCGGCGCAGCGTGTTCCGCTCGGCGGAGGGCGCGGAGGACGACGGACCCGAGGGCGCCCGGCAGATCCGGCGGCGCGTGCGCCGTGGCGATGTGGTGGTGGGCATCGCGGCCAGTGGCGTCACCCCGTTCGTGCGCGCGGCCCTGCGGGAGGCGCGCAAGCGCGGGGCCGCCACCGCGCTGGTCACCTGCAACCCGCAGGTGCCGGCGTCGGCGGCCCGCGTGGTCATCGCGCTGGCCGTCGGCCCGGAGGTGCTCACCGGCTCCACGCGGCTGAAGGCGGGCACCGCGACGAAGCTCGCGCTCAACACGCTGACCACCGCGTCGTTCGCGCGCCTGGGCAAGGTCTACGGCAACCGCATGGTGGACCTGCGCCCGCGCTCGGCCAAGCTGCGCGCCCGCGCCCTGCGCCTGGTGCGCCAGCTCGGCCGCGTGAGCCCGCGCGAGGCCCAGCGCCTGCTCGCCGCCTCCGGCGCCAGCGCCAAGGTCGCCATCGCCATGGCCCGCCTCGGCGTCGACGCCCCCGAGGCCCGCCGCCGCCTCAAGCGCGCCGCCGGCTCCCTCCGCCGCGCGCTCGAGTAA
- a CDS encoding SDR family oxidoreductase has protein sequence MTSTSTQKVAIVTGAGSGIGKASALALMKEGYAVVFAGRRKDMLESAAAEGKGTSGKSLVVPTDVGSPESIKALFATTKQTFGRLDVLFNNAGGGAPPVLLEDLTYEQWQTVVNANLTGVFLCTQEAFKMMKAQTPMGGRIINNGSISAHAPRPNSAPYTATKHGVTGLTKVTALDGRKYDIACGQIDIGNAATPMTERMARGVPQANGTTAAEPTMNVKAVADAVVYMSSLPLDANVLFLTVMATKMPFVGRG, from the coding sequence ATGACTTCGACTTCGACGCAGAAGGTCGCGATCGTCACCGGAGCGGGGAGCGGCATCGGCAAGGCCAGCGCGCTGGCCCTCATGAAGGAAGGCTACGCGGTGGTCTTCGCGGGACGGCGCAAGGACATGCTGGAATCCGCCGCCGCGGAGGGCAAGGGCACGTCGGGCAAGTCGCTCGTGGTGCCGACCGACGTCGGCAGTCCCGAATCGATCAAGGCGCTCTTCGCCACCACGAAGCAGACCTTCGGCCGGCTCGACGTCCTCTTCAACAACGCGGGTGGCGGGGCGCCCCCGGTCCTCCTGGAGGACCTCACCTACGAGCAGTGGCAGACGGTGGTCAACGCCAATCTCACCGGCGTGTTCCTGTGCACGCAGGAGGCCTTCAAGATGATGAAGGCCCAGACCCCGATGGGCGGGCGCATCATCAACAACGGCTCGATCTCGGCCCACGCCCCGCGGCCGAACTCGGCGCCCTACACCGCGACCAAGCACGGGGTCACCGGCCTCACCAAGGTGACCGCGCTCGACGGCCGCAAGTACGATATCGCGTGTGGCCAAATAGATATCGGCAACGCGGCCACCCCCATGACCGAGCGCATGGCCCGTGGCGTGCCCCAGGCCAACGGTACGACCGCGGCGGAGCCCACCATGAACGTGAAGGCGGTGGCCGACGCGGTGGTCTACATGTCGAGCCTGCCGCTCGACGCCAACGTGCTGTTCCTCACGGTGATGGCGACGAAGATGCCGTTCGTCGGGCGCGGCTGA
- a CDS encoding AMP-binding protein: MATLTDHISYADAQRLCTPARLWELFDGDRERLNIGHECIDRHPAGEVAVRVIHSPERGGSEELLTFGALAAASSRFAHYLADRGVAPGERVGIMLEPSLPFYAGMFGAVKRGAIAVPLFTLFGPDGLRLRIDDCAPRLLLVSPAQADIARDVPGLTTVVADESFLAALARYPDRYAPDTRADDLAVFQYTSGTTRELPAAVRHTHRSIVTLMIAALYGTGIRPGDRFFCPSSPAWGHGLWHGTLGPLALGVGTGAFAGRFDADRLLRALADHGITNLSAAATHYRMMKSAGSASRYRYAICKLSFTGEPIDEATRVFAEATFGTPVCSMYGTTEVGVILASYPGAPDFVVKPGSLGKPVPNVAVEVQRPDGSRCDPDEAGEIRVRRRDGWFPTKDRGWTDAEGYFYHGGRADDVIISAGWTISAVEVEGALLKHPDVREAAVIGVPDALRGLVVKAFIVSPRRGDEAFTRELQEWTRTRLAQHEYPRQVEFVTELPKTPAGKVNRKALREREAGASVPTS; this comes from the coding sequence ATGGCCACGCTGACCGACCACATCTCCTACGCCGACGCCCAGCGGCTCTGCACCCCGGCCCGGCTCTGGGAGCTCTTCGACGGCGACCGCGAGCGCCTCAATATCGGCCACGAGTGCATCGACCGCCATCCCGCCGGCGAGGTCGCGGTGCGGGTGATCCACTCACCGGAGCGCGGCGGGAGCGAGGAGCTCCTCACCTTCGGCGCGCTCGCCGCCGCGTCCTCGCGCTTCGCGCACTACCTGGCCGATCGCGGCGTCGCGCCCGGCGAGCGCGTGGGCATCATGCTGGAGCCGTCGTTACCGTTCTACGCCGGGATGTTCGGCGCGGTGAAGCGCGGGGCCATCGCGGTGCCGCTCTTCACCCTCTTCGGTCCGGACGGCCTGCGCCTGCGCATCGACGACTGCGCGCCGCGGCTGCTGCTCGTCTCGCCCGCGCAGGCCGACATCGCCCGCGACGTGCCCGGGCTCACCACCGTGGTCGCCGACGAGTCGTTCCTCGCCGCGCTCGCGAGGTACCCCGACCGCTACGCGCCCGACACGCGGGCCGACGACCTCGCGGTGTTCCAGTACACCTCCGGGACCACGCGCGAGCTGCCCGCCGCGGTCCGGCACACGCATCGCAGCATCGTGACCCTGATGATCGCCGCGCTCTACGGCACCGGCATCCGGCCGGGCGACCGCTTCTTCTGCCCGTCGTCGCCGGCGTGGGGCCACGGGCTCTGGCACGGCACCCTGGGCCCGCTGGCCCTCGGGGTGGGCACCGGCGCCTTCGCGGGCCGCTTCGACGCCGACCGCCTCTTGCGCGCCCTGGCCGACCACGGCATCACCAACCTCTCGGCCGCGGCCACGCACTACCGGATGATGAAGAGCGCGGGTAGCGCGTCGCGCTACCGCTACGCGATCTGCAAGCTCTCCTTCACCGGCGAGCCGATCGACGAGGCCACCCGCGTCTTCGCCGAGGCCACCTTCGGCACGCCGGTGTGCAGCATGTACGGCACCACCGAGGTGGGCGTGATCCTCGCCTCCTACCCGGGCGCGCCCGACTTCGTGGTGAAGCCCGGCTCGCTCGGCAAGCCGGTGCCCAACGTGGCGGTCGAGGTGCAGCGCCCCGACGGCAGCCGCTGCGATCCGGACGAGGCCGGTGAGATCCGGGTGCGGCGTCGCGACGGGTGGTTTCCGACGAAGGACCGCGGCTGGACCGACGCGGAGGGCTACTTCTATCACGGTGGCCGCGCCGACGACGTCATCATCTCGGCGGGCTGGACGATCAGCGCGGTGGAGGTCGAGGGCGCGCTGCTCAAGCATCCCGACGTGCGCGAGGCCGCGGTCATCGGCGTGCCCGATGCCCTCCGCGGTCTCGTGGTCAAGGCCTTCATCGTCAGCCCACGTCGGGGCGACGAGGCCTTCACGCGCGAGCTGCAGGAGTGGACACGCACGCGGCTGGCCCAGCACGAGTACCCGCGCCAGGTCGAGTTCGTGACCGAATTGCCCAAGACGCCGGCCGGCAAGGTCAACCGCAAGGCCCTCCGCGAGCGCGAGGCCGGGGCCTCCGTACCCACGTCCTAG